One region of Camelina sativa cultivar DH55 chromosome 6, Cs, whole genome shotgun sequence genomic DNA includes:
- the LOC104792133 gene encoding protein-lysine N-methyltransferase N6AMT2 isoform X5 — MEKEDELQRLHGHVSSAPRDRDVEDDDSLVLSSQALAALQEFLADQNKPVASTPPTSSVAGGDESDKVELVAEDWRLSQFWYEPETAETVAEEVVTLSQRFSGCRVACIACPTLYVYLKKRDPSLHVQLLEYDMRFERYGSEFTFYDYNEPEDLPLQLKHCFHIIVADPPYLSRECLERVSQTISFLSIPVDSLLLLLTGEVQREHAAELLGVRPCVFKPHHSSKLGNEFRLFISYDPGTRLGGLEEDS; from the exons ATGGAAAAAGAAGATGAGCTCCAGAGGCTACACGGCCACGTTTCTTCAGCTCCACGAGATAGAGATGTAGAGGATGACGATTCGCTA GTGTTGAGCTCTCAAGCATTGGCGGCGCTCCAAGAATTTCTAGCCGACCAGAACAAGCCTGTCGCGAGCACGCCGCCGACGTCTTCCGTCGCCGGAGGAGATGAATCCGATAAAGTGGAGCTGGTTGCAGAGGATTGGAGACTCAGCCAATTCTGGTACGAACCTGAAACCGCTGAGACTGTAGCTGAGGAAGTGGTCACTCTCTCTCAAAGATTCTCAGGCTGCAGAGTCGCTTGCATTGCTTGCCCTACTCTCTACGTTTATCTCAAG AAAAGGGATCCGAGTCTCCATGTGCAATTGCTGGAGTACGATATGAGATTCGAGAGGTATGGAAGTGAGTTCACGTTTTATGATTACAACGAACCTGAAGATCTGCCACTTCAGCTGAAACATTGCTTCCATATAATCGTTGCAGATCCTCCCTACTtg AGTAGGGAATGCCTGGAAAGAGTTAGTCAAACAATTTCGTTCCTCTCAATCCCGGTAGATTCATTGTTGCTTCTTCTCACAG GAGAGGTGCAAAGAGAACATGCAGCTGAGCTATTGGGTGTTCGTCCTTGTGTGTTTAAGCCTCATCACTCTAGCAAACTCGGAAACGAGTTTCGACTGTTTATAAGTTATGATCCAGGTACCAGATTAGGAGGCTTGGAAGAGGACAGCTAG
- the LOC104792133 gene encoding protein-lysine N-methyltransferase N6AMT2 isoform X2, which produces MEKEDELQRLHGHVSSAPRDRDVEDDDSLVLSSQALAALQEFLADQNKPVASTPPTSSVAGGDESDKVELVAEDWRLSQFWYEPETAETVAEEVVTLSQRFSGCRVACIACPTLYVYLKKRDPSLHVQLLEYDMRFERYGSEFTFYDYNEPEDLPLQLKHCFHIIVADPPYLSRECLERVSQTISFLSIPVDSLLLLLTGEVQREHAAELLGVRPCVFKPHHSSKLGNEFRLFISYDPGTRLGGLEEDS; this is translated from the exons ATGGAAAAAGAAGATGAGCTCCAGAGGCTACACGGCCACGTTTCTTCAGCTCCACGAGATAGAGATGTAGAGGATGACGATTCGCTAGTGTTGAGCTCTCAAGCATTGGCGGCGCTCCAAGAATTTCTAGCCGACCAGAACAAGCCTGTCGCGAGCACGCCGCCGACGTCTTCCGTCGCCGGAGGAGATGAATCCGATAAAGTGGAGCTGGTTGCAGAGGATTGGAGACTCAGCCAATTCTGGTACGAACCTGAAACCGCTGAGACTGTAGCTGAGGAAGTGGTCACTCTCTCTCAAAGATTCTCAGGCTGCAGAGTCGCTTGCATTGCTTGCCCTACTCTCTACGTTTATCTCAAG AAAAGGGATCCGAGTCTCCATGTGCAATTGCTGGAGTACGATATGAGATTCGAGAGGTATGGAAGTGAGTTCACGTTTTATGATTACAACGAACCTGAAG ATCTGCCACTTCAGCTGAAACATTGCTTCCATATAATCGTTGCAGATCCTCCCTACTtg AGTAGGGAATGCCTGGAAAGAGTTAGTCAAACAATTTCGTTCCTCTCAATCCCGGTAGATTCATTGTTGCTTCTTCTCACAG GAGAGGTGCAAAGAGAACATGCAGCTGAGCTATTGGGTGTTCGTCCTTGTGTGTTTAAGCCTCATCACTCTAGCAAACTCGGAAACGAGTTTCGACTGTTTATAAGTTATGATCCAGGTACCAGATTAGGAGGCTTGGAAGAGGACAGCTAG
- the LOC104792133 gene encoding protein-lysine N-methyltransferase N6AMT2 isoform X4, whose product MEKEDELQRLHGHVSSAPRDRDVEDDDSLVLSSQALAALQEFLADQNKPVASTPPTSSVAGGDESDKVELVAEDWRLSQFWYEPETAETVAEEVVTLSQRFSGCRVACIACPTLYVYLKKRDPSLHVQLLEYDMRFERYGSEFTFYDYNEPEDLPLQLKHCFHIIVADPPYLSRECLERVSQTISFLSIPVDSLLLLLTGEVQREHAAELLGVRPCVFKPHHSSKLGNEFRLFISYDPGTRLGGLEEDS is encoded by the exons ATGGAAAAAGAAGATGAGCTCCAGAGGCTACACGGCCACGTTTCTTCAGCTCCACGAGATAGAGATGTAGAGGATGACGATTCGCTAGTGTTGAGCTCTCAAGCATTGGCGGCGCTCCAAGAATTTCTAGCCGACCAGAACAAGCCTGTCGCGAGCACGCCGCCGACGTCTTCCGTCGCCGGAGGAGATGAATCCGATAAAGTGGAGCTGGTTGCAGAGGATTGGAGACTCAGCCAATTCTGGTACGAACCTGAAACCGCTGAGACTGTAGCTGAGGAAGTGGTCACTCTCTCTCAAAGATTCTCAGGCTGCAGAGTCGCTTGCATTGCTTGCCCTACTCTCTACGTTTATCTCAAG AAAAGGGATCCGAGTCTCCATGTGCAATTGCTGGAGTACGATATGAGATTCGAGAGGTATGGAAGTGAGTTCACGTTTTATGATTACAACGAACCTGAAG ATCTACCACTTCAGCTGAAGCATTGCTTCCATATAATCGTTGCAGATCCTCCCTACttg AGTAGGGAATGCCTGGAAAGAGTTAGTCAAACAATTTCGTTCCTCTCAATCCCGGTAGATTCATTGTTGCTTCTTCTCACAG GAGAGGTGCAAAGAGAACATGCAGCTGAGCTATTGGGTGTTCGTCCTTGTGTGTTTAAGCCTCATCACTCTAGCAAACTCGGAAACGAGTTTCGACTGTTTATAAGTTATGATCCAGGTACCAGATTAGGAGGCTTGGAAGAGGACAGCTAG
- the LOC104792133 gene encoding protein-lysine N-methyltransferase N6AMT2 isoform X1, protein MEKEDELQRLHGHVSSAPRDRDVEDDDSLVLSSQALAALQEFLADQNKPVASTPPTSSVAGGDESDKVELVAEDWRLSQFWYEPETAETVAEEVVTLSQRFSGCRVACIACPTLYVYLKKRDPSLHVQLLEYDMRFERYGSEFTFYDYNEPEDLPLQLKHCFHIIVADPPYLSRECLERVSQTISFLASPVDSLLLLLTGEVQREHAAELLSVRPCVFKPHHSSKLGNEFRLFISYDPGTRLGGLEEDS, encoded by the exons ATGGAAAAAGAAGATGAGCTCCAGAGGCTACACGGCCACGTTTCTTCAGCTCCACGAGATAGAGATGTAGAGGATGACGATTCGCTAGTGTTGAGCTCTCAAGCATTGGCGGCGCTCCAAGAATTTCTAGCCGACCAGAACAAGCCTGTCGCGAGCACGCCGCCGACGTCTTCCGTCGCCGGAGGAGATGAATCCGATAAAGTGGAGCTGGTTGCAGAGGATTGGAGACTCAGCCAATTCTGGTACGAACCTGAAACCGCTGAGACTGTAGCTGAGGAAGTGGTCACTCTCTCTCAAAGATTCTCAGGCTGCAGAGTCGCTTGCATTGCTTGCCCTACTCTCTACGTTTATCTCAAG AAAAGGGATCCGAGTCTCCATGTGCAATTGCTGGAGTACGATATGAGATTCGAGAGGTATGGAAGTGAGTTCACGTTTTATGATTACAACGAACCTGAAG ATCTACCACTTCAGCTGAAGCATTGCTTCCATATAATCGTTGCAGATCCTCCCTACttg AGTAGGGAATGCCTGGAAAGAGTTAGTCAAACAATTTCGTTCCTTGCAAGCCCGGTAGATTCATTGTTGCTTCTTCTCACAG GAGAAGTGCAAAGAGAACATGCAGCTGAGCTATTGAGTGTTCGTCCTTGTGTGTTTAAGCCTCATCACTCTAGCAAACTTGGAAACGAGTTTCGACTGTTTATAAGTTATGATCCAGGTACCAGATTAGGAGGCTTGGAAGAGGACAGCTAG
- the LOC104792133 gene encoding protein-lysine N-methyltransferase N6AMT2 isoform X6, with protein sequence MEKEDELQRLHGHVSSAPRDRDVEDDDSLVLSSQALAALQEFLADQNKPVASTPPTSSVAGGDESDKVELVAEDWRLSQFWYEPETAETVAEEVVTLSQRFSGCRVACIACPTLYVYLKKRDPSLHVQLLEYDMRFERYGSEFTFYDYNEPEDLPLQLKHCFHIIVADPPYLSRECLERVSQTISFLASPVDSLLLLLTGEVQREHAAELLSVRPCVFKPHHSSKLGNEFRLFISYDPGTRLGGLEEDS encoded by the exons ATGGAAAAAGAAGATGAGCTCCAGAGGCTACACGGCCACGTTTCTTCAGCTCCACGAGATAGAGATGTAGAGGATGACGATTCGCTAGTGTTGAGCTCTCAAGCATTGGCGGCGCTCCAAGAATTTCTAGCCGACCAGAACAAGCCTGTCGCGAGCACGCCGCCGACGTCTTCCGTCGCCGGAGGAGATGAATCCGATAAAGTGGAGCTGGTTGCAGAGGATTGGAGACTCAGCCAATTCTGGTACGAACCTGAAACCGCTGAGACTGTAGCTGAGGAAGTGGTCACTCTCTCTCAAAGATTCTCAGGCTGCAGAGTCGCTTGCATTGCTTGCCCTACTCTCTACGTTTATCTCAAG AAAAGGGATCCGAGTCTCCATGTGCAATTGCTGGAGTACGATATGAGATTCGAGAGGTATGGAAGTGAGTTCACGTTTTATGATTACAACGAACCTGAAGATCTACCACTTCAGCTGAAGCATTGCTTCCATATAATCGTTGCAGATCCTCCCTACttg AGTAGGGAATGCCTGGAAAGAGTTAGTCAAACAATTTCGTTCCTTGCAAGCCCGGTAGATTCATTGTTGCTTCTTCTCACAG GAGAAGTGCAAAGAGAACATGCAGCTGAGCTATTGAGTGTTCGTCCTTGTGTGTTTAAGCCTCATCACTCTAGCAAACTTGGAAACGAGTTTCGACTGTTTATAAGTTATGATCCAGGTACCAGATTAGGAGGCTTGGAAGAGGACAGCTAG
- the LOC104792133 gene encoding protein-lysine N-methyltransferase N6AMT2 isoform X3, producing the protein MEKEDELQRLHGHVSSAPRDRDVEDDDSLVLSSQALAALQEFLADQNKPVASTPPTSSVAGGDESDKVELVAEDWRLSQFWYEPETAETVAEEVVTLSQRFSGCRVACIACPTLYVYLKKRDPSLHVQLLEYDMRFERYGSEFTFYDYNEPEDLPLQLKHCFHIIVADPPYLSRECLERVSQTISFLASPVDSLLLLLTGEVQREHAAELLSVRPCVFKPHHSSKLGNEFRLFISYDPGTRLGGLEEDS; encoded by the exons ATGGAAAAAGAAGATGAGCTCCAGAGGCTACACGGCCACGTTTCTTCAGCTCCACGAGATAGAGATGTAGAGGATGACGATTCGCTAGTGTTGAGCTCTCAAGCATTGGCGGCGCTCCAAGAATTTCTAGCCGACCAGAACAAGCCTGTCGCGAGCACGCCGCCGACGTCTTCCGTCGCCGGAGGAGATGAATCCGATAAAGTGGAGCTGGTTGCAGAGGATTGGAGACTCAGCCAATTCTG GTACGAACCTGAAACCGCTGAGACTGTAGCTGAGGAAGTGGTCACTCTCTCTCAAAGATTCTCAGGCTGCAGAGTCGCTTGCATTGCTTGCCCTACTCTCTACGTTTATCTCAAG AAAAGGGATCCGAGTCTCCATGTGCAATTGCTGGAGTACGATATGAGATTCGAGAGGTATGGAAGTGAGTTCACGTTTTATGATTACAACGAACCTGAAGATCTACCACTTCAGCTGAAGCATTGCTTCCATATAATCGTTGCAGATCCTCCCTACttg AGTAGGGAATGCCTGGAAAGAGTTAGTCAAACAATTTCGTTCCTTGCAAGCCCGGTAGATTCATTGTTGCTTCTTCTCACAG GAGAAGTGCAAAGAGAACATGCAGCTGAGCTATTGAGTGTTCGTCCTTGTGTGTTTAAGCCTCATCACTCTAGCAAACTTGGAAACGAGTTTCGACTGTTTATAAGTTATGATCCAGGTACCAGATTAGGAGGCTTGGAAGAGGACAGCTAG
- the LOC104699215 gene encoding IQ domain-containing protein IQM6 gives MEMKTILRSISFNDNESDSTIAESNETRKKLFSRSLSGNKGTTQRSRISPADVVNNFSVKPLTFMKEDDRYKSRRWKPVSENDHAKEFLALLLGDGRYQAALKLQKVYRSFRTRRRLADCAVVVEQRWWKVLDFAELKRSSISFFEIEKQETAVSRWSRARTRAAKVGKGLSKDEKARKLALQHWLEAIDPRHRYGHNLQFYYHAWLHCDSKQPFFYWLDIGQGKELNHERCPRSKLYQQSIKYLGPTEREAYEVVIEDGKLMYKQSGVVLDTKEGPPDAKWIFVLSVSRIMYVAMKKKGNFQHSSFLAGGATLSAGRIVVEDGVLKAVWPHSGHYLPTEENFQAFMSFLRENNVDLASVKKSPDEEDGEAHPKVKRMPSRIKETEEEHCDFVDAETGESPNTKRPNNHSELQTLTRSHSKLSRRETLDNVIEEDQEDEEEEPETPSEEGYETAEETFIAEEEFTYPKSNLFDEDIEEYEKPVLKEKIMKRIDSHKGIKSYQLAERLHSRWSTGAGPRISCMRDYPSELQFRVLEQAHLSPRASHTKVGIN, from the exons ATGG AAATGAAGACCATTCTTCGATCAATCAGTTTTAATGACAATGAGTCGGATTCAACCATCGCTGAATCAAATGAAACTAGAAAGAAGCTGTTCAGCAGATCCCTTAGCGGTAATAAAGGGACTACACAACGATCAAGAATCTCTCCGGCTGATGTGGTGAACAATTTCTCTGTTAAGCCTTTGACTTTTATGAAAGAAGATGACAGATATAAATCGCGGAGATGGAAACCAGTTTCCGAGAACGATCATGCCAAAGAATTTTTAGCCTTGTTATTAGGTGACGGACGGTATCAAGCTGCGTTGAAGTTGCAGAAGGTTTATAGAAGTTTTCGAACCAGAAGACGGCTAGCTGATTGTGCTGTAGTCGTTGAGCAAAGATG GTGGAAGGTACTTGACTTTGCTGAACTCAAAAGAAGTTCTATATCGTTTTTTGAAATTGAGAAGCAAGAGACTGCAGTTTCACGTTGGTCTAGAGCAAGAACAAGAGCTGCTAAG GTGGGTAAAGGCTTGTCTAAAGACGAGAAAGCTAGGAAATTGGCTTTGCAGCACTGGCTTGAGGCA ATTGATCCTCGACATCGATATGGCCACAATCTGCAATTCTATTACCATGCTTGGCTCCACTGTGACAGTAAACAACCCTTTTTCTATTG GCTTGACATAGGACAAGGTAAAGAATTGAACCACGAAAGATGTCCAAGATCAAAACTTTACCAACAAAGCATCAAGTATCTTGGTCCC ACCGAAAGGGAGGCATACGAAGTTGTAATTGAGGATGGGAAACTAATGTATAAGCAAAGTGGGGTAGTCCTCGACACAAAAGAAGGTCCTCCTGATGCAAAGTGGATCTTTGTCCTAAGTGTATCTAGAATAATGTATGTTGCCATGAAGAAAAAGGGTAACTTTCAACACTCGAGTTTTCTAGCCGGGGGAGCTACATTATCTGCTGGAAGAATTGTGGTTGAAGATGGTGTTCTTAAG GCAGTTTGGCCTCACAGTGGACATTATCTCCCAACAGAAGAGAATTTTCAGGCCTTCATGTCGTTCCTTCGTGAGAACAATGTAGACCTCGCCAGTGTAAAG AAGAGTccggatgaagaagatggagaagctcATCCTAAGGTGAAGAGGATGCCTTCAAGAATCAAAGAGACCGAAGAAGAACATTGTGACTTTGTGGATGCTGAGACCGGTGAAAGTCCCAACACTAAACGTCCCAACAATCATTCAGAGCTACAAACATTAACAAGGTCCCATTCAAAACTTTCAAGACGGGAGACTCTTGACAACGTGATTGAGGAAGATcaggaggatgaagaagaagaacctgaaACCCCTTCAGAAGAAGGATATGAGACAGCAGAAGAGACATTCATAGCTGAGGAAGAGTTCACATACCCAAAATCAAATCTGTTCGATGAAGACATTGAAGAATACGAGAAACCTGTCCTGAAGGAGAAGATAATGAAACGGATAGATTCACACAAAGGAATTAAATCTTATCAGTTAGCTGAGAGGCTACATTCAAGATGGAGTACTGGTGCAGGGCCTAGAATCAGTTGTATGAGAGATTACCCATCAGAGCTTCAATTTAGGGTTCTTGAGCAAGCTCATTTATCTCCAAGAGCTTCAC